The Hymenobacter sp. GOD-10R genome includes a window with the following:
- a CDS encoding patatin-like phospholipase family protein — MCYIGFGRRFALVWTASLLSFSARAQNAPVLASPYRNLVMEGGGIRGIAYGGALQELEKRGVLAGIRRVGGTSAGAIQAALLAVGYSTTEIIDVVNHTPVQRLNDGRLIFFGGSTRLLKQYGWYRGDQFTKYMSELVGRKTGNPNLTLGQLHQLAQAGHGRDLYVTGTNLTTQRTEVFSYETHPQLRIADAVRISMSIPLYFRAVLLDAHGNIVTKPAKNQPINVLVDGGLLANYPVDLFDHANYLPAQTLAAWPGNSRIFNPETLGLRLDRAEQIAYDTASAGRQQLAPYTIRNFGGYIGALYTLAIENLNPAQPDDWKRTVSISTLGFNPKIKRVSETQKQQLIESGKQGVQVFFTKAHVKN; from the coding sequence ATGTGCTACATCGGCTTCGGGCGGCGTTTTGCTTTGGTTTGGACGGCTAGCCTGCTGAGTTTTTCGGCGCGAGCACAGAACGCGCCTGTGCTAGCTAGTCCGTACCGCAACCTTGTGATGGAAGGCGGCGGTATTCGTGGCATTGCCTACGGCGGCGCCTTGCAGGAGCTGGAAAAGCGCGGCGTGCTTGCTGGGATCCGACGCGTAGGTGGTACCTCGGCGGGCGCTATTCAGGCGGCGCTGCTAGCAGTGGGTTACTCTACAACGGAGATTATCGATGTGGTGAACCATACACCGGTACAGCGGCTCAACGATGGCCGGCTGATTTTCTTTGGCGGCAGCACGCGTCTGCTGAAGCAATATGGCTGGTACCGCGGCGACCAGTTCACGAAGTACATGAGTGAGTTAGTAGGGCGTAAAACCGGCAACCCCAATCTGACCCTAGGTCAGCTGCACCAGCTTGCTCAAGCGGGTCACGGCCGCGACCTGTACGTGACCGGCACGAACCTTACCACCCAGCGCACAGAAGTATTCAGCTACGAAACGCATCCGCAGTTGCGCATTGCTGATGCTGTACGTATCTCCATGAGTATTCCGCTGTACTTCCGGGCGGTGCTGCTCGATGCGCACGGCAACATCGTGACCAAGCCAGCCAAGAACCAGCCAATCAATGTGCTAGTCGATGGGGGCTTGCTGGCTAATTATCCAGTTGATCTGTTTGATCATGCGAACTATCTGCCTGCGCAAACCCTAGCTGCTTGGCCAGGCAACAGCCGCATCTTCAACCCTGAAACCCTCGGCCTGCGCCTCGACCGCGCCGAGCAGATTGCGTACGACACGGCCAGTGCCGGGCGGCAGCAGCTTGCCCCCTATACAATTCGTAACTTTGGCGGCTACATCGGCGCTTTGTACACCCTCGCCATCGAAAACCTGAACCCCGCTCAGCCCGATGACTGGAAGCGTACGGTGAGCATCAGCACCCTAGGTTTCAACCCGAAGATCAAGCGCGTATCAGAAACGCAGAAGCAGCAGTTGATTGAAAGCGGAAAGCAGGGTGTGCAGGTGTTCTTCACAAAAGCGCACGTTAAGAATTGA
- a CDS encoding NAD-dependent epimerase/dehydratase family protein, whose amino-acid sequence MLTTPGVPPSDTVLVIGACGQLGVELTHALRQQYGASRVIAADVRPPQQAELREEGPFELLDVLDRPRLEAIIQQYRPRQIYHLAALLSATAEKNPQFGWRLNMEGLLNVLDAAVAYRVAQVYWPSSIAVFGPATPRHNTLQLTVMNPNTVYGISKLAGEQWCEWYHQKYGLDVRSLRYPGLIGYKSLPGGGTTDYAVDIYHQALASHSYECFLQEDTYLPMMYMPDALKATLDLMHAPADQITVRSSYNVSAMSFSPAEIAASIKRQIPDFSITYKPDSRQQIADSWPASIDDSQARQDWQWQPHYDLTQMTDDMLAHLQLAQSGVQHATLVH is encoded by the coding sequence ATGCTAACCACTCCAGGTGTCCCCCCCAGCGACACCGTTCTCGTTATTGGCGCTTGCGGACAGCTAGGCGTCGAGCTGACGCATGCGCTGCGGCAGCAATACGGCGCTAGCCGGGTTATTGCTGCTGATGTGCGCCCGCCCCAACAAGCTGAGCTGCGTGAAGAAGGCCCGTTCGAGCTCCTCGACGTGCTCGACCGGCCGCGCTTAGAAGCCATTATTCAGCAGTACCGCCCGCGGCAGATCTACCACCTAGCGGCGCTGCTCTCCGCCACGGCCGAGAAAAACCCGCAGTTCGGTTGGCGCCTGAACATGGAAGGCTTGCTCAACGTGCTCGATGCCGCCGTAGCATATCGCGTGGCCCAAGTGTATTGGCCTAGCTCCATTGCTGTTTTTGGGCCAGCCACTCCGCGCCATAATACGCTCCAACTCACGGTCATGAACCCCAACACCGTGTATGGCATTAGCAAGCTAGCCGGCGAGCAGTGGTGCGAATGGTACCACCAGAAGTATGGGCTCGATGTTCGCTCCTTGCGTTATCCGGGCCTGATCGGCTATAAGTCGCTGCCTGGCGGCGGCACCACCGACTACGCCGTCGATATATACCATCAAGCCTTGGCTAGCCACAGCTACGAGTGCTTCCTACAGGAAGATACCTACCTGCCGATGATGTACATGCCCGACGCGCTGAAGGCTACCCTAGACCTTATGCACGCACCTGCCGACCAGATTACGGTTCGGTCGTCGTACAACGTGAGTGCCATGAGCTTCTCGCCCGCCGAAATAGCAGCTAGCATCAAGCGACAAATCCCTGATTTCAGCATTACCTATAAGCCCGATTCGCGTCAGCAAATTGCCGATTCTTGGCCCGCCAGTATCGACGATTCGCAAGCCCGCCAAGATTGGCAATGGCAGCCGCATTACGATCTAACGCAAATGACCGACGATATGCTAGCGCACTTGCAGCTAGCTCAGTCTGGAGTGCAGCACGCTACGCTAGTGCATTAA
- the kbl gene encoding glycine C-acetyltransferase, with protein MYTTLQPDLEQQLQEIKDAGLYKKERIITSPQGAQIETTEAGEVLNFCANNYLGLSSHPEVIKAAKEAIDTHGYGMSSVRFICGTQDIHKQLEQKLAEFLGTEDTILYAAAFDANGGVFEPLFNEQDAIISDALNHASIIDGVRLCKAQRYRYTHNDMADLEKQLQDAVAKGTRHRIIVTDGSFSMDGTIAQLDKICDLADKYQALVMIDECHSMGFLGKTGRGTHEYRNVMGRVDIITGTLGKALGGAMGGFTSGRKEVIEMLRQRSRPYLFSNTLAPAIVGASLRVLELLTESTKLRDQLEENTKYFREKMTQAGFDIKPGEHPIVPVMLYDAKLAQEFAAKMLDKGIYVVGFYYPVVPKGQARIRVQLSAAHTREHLDKAIQAFIEVGQELGTLKDRAAAQPEAGQVVQNTP; from the coding sequence ATGTATACCACCCTTCAACCCGATCTCGAACAACAGCTCCAGGAAATAAAAGACGCTGGTCTTTACAAGAAGGAGCGCATCATCACTAGTCCCCAAGGCGCTCAGATTGAAACCACTGAGGCTGGTGAAGTGCTGAACTTTTGTGCCAATAACTACCTGGGTCTTTCGTCTCACCCTGAGGTAATTAAGGCTGCCAAAGAGGCTATTGATACCCACGGCTACGGCATGTCGTCGGTGCGTTTTATCTGCGGCACCCAGGATATTCACAAGCAGCTAGAGCAGAAGCTAGCTGAGTTCCTGGGCACCGAAGATACTATTCTCTACGCCGCGGCCTTTGACGCCAATGGTGGCGTGTTCGAGCCTTTGTTCAACGAGCAAGATGCCATCATCTCCGACGCGCTAAACCACGCTAGCATTATCGACGGGGTGCGCTTGTGCAAAGCCCAGCGCTACCGCTACACCCACAACGACATGGCCGATCTGGAGAAACAGCTCCAGGACGCTGTAGCGAAAGGCACGCGCCACCGCATCATCGTGACCGACGGCTCGTTCTCCATGGACGGCACCATCGCCCAGCTCGACAAGATCTGCGACCTAGCCGATAAGTACCAAGCGCTGGTGATGATTGACGAGTGCCATAGCATGGGCTTCTTGGGTAAAACCGGTCGCGGCACCCACGAGTACCGCAATGTGATGGGCCGCGTCGACATCATCACGGGCACGCTCGGCAAAGCGCTCGGCGGTGCCATGGGCGGCTTCACTTCGGGCCGTAAAGAAGTTATCGAGATGCTGCGCCAGCGCAGCCGTCCGTATTTGTTCTCGAACACCCTCGCTCCGGCTATTGTGGGGGCTAGCCTACGCGTGCTCGAACTGCTCACCGAAAGCACTAAGCTGCGCGATCAGCTGGAAGAAAATACCAAGTACTTCCGCGAGAAGATGACCCAAGCCGGCTTCGACATCAAGCCCGGTGAGCACCCCATTGTGCCCGTCATGCTGTACGATGCTAAACTGGCGCAGGAGTTTGCAGCCAAAATGCTCGACAAGGGCATCTACGTAGTTGGCTTCTACTATCCAGTAGTGCCAAAAGGACAAGCCCGCATCCGGGTGCAGCTCTCGGCCGCTCACACGCGAGAGCACCTCGACAAGGCCATTCAGGCATTCATCGAAGTAGGGCAGGAGCTAGGTACGCTGAAAGACCGCGCCGCCGCGCAGCCGGAAGCTGGGCAGGTGGTGCAGAATACGCCGTAA